The DNA segment TGTTGTTCACCGGTTCGTAGTTCCCATACAACGTCCTGTGTTTTGCTAATCGAAAAATCCTATTGTTCCGTAGCACCCTCCGTTGTTCGTTGAGCATTAGTAATGAGCGCAATTGCGGAGCCTCTATCTTTTTCGTCAACAAGTCAAAGGCGAAAAGTGCAGATGCTTTCAGTCGTCGTGATCGGAGAGATTCCAGCTCGATCAGCTTGCATCTCGAACTATACGATGGAAAGTTCGACCGCCTGTTCCAACCAAGTTTTCTTAGTGCAAACAATAGAAACTGTTTTTGAACAGATTCAATCCTCTTGTTGTGGACGTCGTAGTTCGGATTCCAAACAACACTTGCGTACTCCAGAATAGACCGAACATAGCAGCAGTAAACACTTTTGAGGGCATAGACATCGTTCATTTCTCAACAATTCCTTTTAATAAATCCCAAGATTGAATAAGCTCTCGCCGTGATGTAGTCGATGTGATCGTTGAATGATACTTTCGTATCGAATATCACGCCTAAAtccttcattttcaatttccgcTCAAGCATATTACCATCAACTAAGTAATCCATCAAGATTGGTGACTTATTCCTGTGGTAGGTTACGTTGAAGCATTTCTTGACATTTAAGTATAGCCGATTGATCTTGCACCAGTGAACAAGTCGATTCAAGTCCATTTGAAGTCGTGACGCATCGAGTCTGTTACACACTTTCATGAAAATCTTCAAATCGTCCGCAAAAAGGAGGCATCGACTGAATTTGAACACTTTGACCACGTCGTTTATGAAAAGCAAGAACAGCAGAGGGCCGAGGTGGCTACCCTGTGGAACTCCCGACCTTACATGTATTCGTCTGGAGAAACATCCTCGTATTTTCACTCGTTGCGTTCGACCTGTCAGATATGATGATAGCCAGTTCAACAATGATGAATGGATTCCTATCTTGGAGAGCTTTGTAATCAACACTTCATGCTGCACACGGTCGAAAGCCTTACTGAAGTCAGTGTAAATACAGTCCACCTGGAAACCGGATTCCAAGACATTCCGAGCATAATTGGCAAATATCATCAGGTTAGGACTGGTCGATCTGCCGCTAATGAAACCATGCTGAAATTCACTGATATAGTTCCGTACTTCTTCCGTCAGTAATTTGCACACGATAGATTCAAATACTTTTGCTATTGATGGCAGTATGGCTACGCCTCTGTAGTTAGTAGCATTCTTACGAGAGCCCGATTTGTTGTTGATGTACGATTCTTTCCAAATCGATGGAAAAACTCCAGCCGAAAGCGACTTGTTAATATATATATGCAACGGTGATGCTAGTGTCGGCGCACACTTTCTCAGCACAATCGGTGAAATCATGTCAGGCCCAGTGGACTTCTTCAACTTTAGCTTTCACAAACAATTGTACACTTGTTCTCTAGTAACCGCGACAGACCCAATGTTCACAACCGTCCTCACTCTATCCAACCACGAGTCACTACTTGCATTACCGTCGACTTTGTACACGTCATCGAAAAAATCGGTGAACATTTCacatatttcatttaaactCGTATCCGTTCTGTTGTTAAACGAAAGCGTCGAAGGAACGTTAGCCAGCTTAgatttcattttcacaaacGAGAAAAATGACGACGGGAcagatttcaaatttttctggatCTTCGTCAGGTACTCTCTGTACAGGAAACTTTGGTAATTCACATATTTCCTCCTAAGATGCTTATATGACATGACTCATAAAGCAACGGACATCGCGCGGACATGTGTTTTACTCTACGTTCAGTTTCATCTGTTTTCCTGTTTTCAAACACAACAGTATGTTCTAAAGctttgttcaaaaatttatggcaaaatCAACTTGAAAATTCATGTTTCGTGTCACTCTACTATCCCATCAAGTGactgaaaagttgaatttttgcgCAACAGATATGAAAATTGTCGACTTAAGGTGAAGCTGAGGCtgacaacacatcgtgtgcacGTAACGCCCATTTAGACATGAGTTATAAGAACAAGATTtataccgaaagaaaatttacaattttatcaaatgaGTGCTTACATACACAAAGTGAATATTGTGGCACTACCAAATCAGTGACGAAAAGGGTTTGCTtctaaatttatgcaaaattgttgTAGCGCacgaaaattattgtaaatagTTTCAGTTCACTCGATTTACAAATGTACATGTCTGTCGAACTAATTTATATGTTAAAAATCAGTACGCAACGGTAACATTTGGATATATATAACTGACTCACCCATCTAACTAGTATATATCTGGCGGTGTTGTATaaataatatataaaaaatgtcaAGCCAACCTAATGAAATGATCAATCATATACAAATGTTTCTATTAAAATGGTTATTCAAATAGATATATGACCTGAATTCGATTCGGATGGAGCGACaacttaattaaattttaaaatattatttatgaatATTTGTGGTATTTGTTTTTGATCGATTGGTAAATTTTGGGCAGCAATGTCGATGCAATGGTTTTTAAGACGAATTATACCGAGAAACAATGATATGAAGGACTAGTGAACATCGAGAGAACATAAAACGCCCTACAGTCATCTCTCAAATTTACTATACTCTTGTAACACCCACCTAACATCGATTgataatatttaataaattattttttaaataatctgAAGACATTCCCATAATAATTAAAGTATTTCAGAGTTAGAAAACAAATTGCGTTTCTAATACTAAATCAGACATTTCGCTTAAAACATCTAAAACAACTCTATAGAGAAGCAGTCCGAAGACATAACacattattttaattcaatttacatttaattcatgtaaaatatttaattaaattcaattttttaatccAATTTAAAGAGTTACCTGCATCTTGTACAAGAAATTCTATGTTCGCAACGATGTCGCGCAAAACTAACGACACATTAACTTTTAGAATGTTAGTCGGAGAGCGGAGAGTTAATCCAAAATACACGAGTAACATATTGAATTTACAACATTAAAATGTGGAATTCTTGTAAATAAggattttcgtttcgtttgctTACTCGTAATGTGGTCTAAAGAGACGGTCGacaatttacataaatattttactatgttgaaattatgttttctaAATACTCGTAACGATACTCCCATAGTTCGCCATCCGTTTAGGTTTCATTATAGCAACATTCATGAGATTGCAATTGTATGTCAAAAAGCTACTTGGGAAGCTATCATgttaaaagtgttttttttaagtatttttactcgaaaagtGGTAacgttcattttccatgacgATATTCATAATATTATACAAGTTGTTTGCTCCAGACAAAGGGATTAATACACCATCATGTTACGTATATGGCGTGATTACGACCATGAATTATTTCGCCATACTTTACGAGCATAGCTGTTTTTTGAATATCGTTCATTCGCAATCCAACATTcccttttacatttttagatGCAATTTTCGTcgtaaattattgtttatttcaaGAACGCCAAGAATGTGTACTTACATTATTAGGGTATAGTCATGAATTTATGATAATCACCAACCGAGGAACTGAAAGAAAATGATTGTgaaacataacaaaaaatatgtttcaaaacatttaaacTAACCGTGTAGCATGGTGTATCTCAGGCAAATACACATAATTCATTAGTGCCTGTAATAATACGGCCTGGCGGAATCATCAATTATggataataaaaaagaattcgcTGATTCAGTGCCAAAGTACCGAATTACCGGACCCCATTCAGTTaatcactttttttaaatttcatttggatACTAGTTTTGAGGGACCAAAATGAGtgttataaaattgaattgaacgaaattgaatttaatttctacATATGTAACGATTATGGTTCAAATAGTTGCAGTACCTTAATAATTAAAGTGTAATGAAAggtaaaatcttttttcgagCAACCCATAATTATTCTTGATTACACTTTTAAGTAGTGTTTTTTTCgggtaaaatattaaaatttacgaTTGTAAAAATGTTCATTATTGCCGCCAGTCgaaaagaatgtttttttCCATGGGTAAGAGGTATCAGCATTAAATGAATCTTGGTTTAAAAGAGAGATGTAAAACTtcgatccaatttttatttgtatatcTGCAAACTGTTATTATTGACTCTcatttctttccttttttgcTTTTTCGAGCAAACAACCTGAGTGCTGAGTGTTTGTCTGTGGTCGTTAAGCACACAATTAGAAATTTAATACCAAATCATCAAGACTATAATATTATATCATCAACTAAACGGCTGTACTAAATgcgtaattttcatatttatagaTAAGCTAAAAAATAAGTAAACTAaccacggtgcggttgaaaaaagtttaaataaagTCGCAACCACCTctgactgttttttttttttttttttttgttcataatCATGTTCAGGAACACGAGTACTGCTCAAAACAACATTCAGTTTCCGGATCGGCTGTGCCGTTTTTGAGAAGTTTCGGTTGATAATGGAATTGGTggagggacaaattctaagatctACCATGTAATAATTGCTGCTCTTCAtcactttttttattaaaataagcTGCTCTACTAGCGTAGAGCACGCATGGGGGCCTCCGTTTGGACCCATTGTACTGGCTTTGGGTTGGGTTAGACATTTGCCATATATGGGACCTTCCCAAACTAACTGCTTAGTTTTGGATGTCCTAAGGTTGCAAAGACCTATTTTATTAGGCTCCAGCCTGATAGTTCTCTCCGTCACTTAGTCAGCTGAAAGCtgaaagttgaattttcaaaattttcaaaggaCTTTACCAACCACATGTCATTCTTGGCATCGAAGTCTCTCTGTACTCGGTCAATTAGGGTCATGCAAAATGAAATACTTATCTGTTTTCACGTTCTTGATGACAAAAAATGTAGACCTAGATCGACCAATCGCTAACAAAACATCTAAGGGCAATACCATGGAACTGGTCTCGGGActatatttttttgaaccgCACCGTGCATCGTAGCTCAACTACTAAATATTATTAACCTAAATATAGTTCACAATTCGACTAGTAAAGGTTGATGATTCTACCTCTTCACAAACTGGAAGTGTCGAAGTTATGTAGGTTATAGGTTGGTTAGCAGTGGCTCATTTAAAAGTGACAACAGTTTTCGAAACTAAAAACACGTAAGACAATACAACGTATTGATCAGTCACTCGACTGGGATAATTTTGTATTGACTGTAAGTTCCTATCCGGTCCCGTACTCACAATCGGTGTCATCTCCGGTATAGCAATCATCTATGACGTATTATGAGTTTCGTTATATCTTAGATATACTACCGACAACAAGACCCACACATTTGCGTTTTTGGAAAACGTTATCTTATCGTTACAGATATTTATAACAATCTTTTTCCTATATTCGCaccacaataaattttattagttttgataaattttgttgGGTCTAGAAGGTATACATTTCCCATTTCATTATTCAGAGTGTTTGTGTGCACAGAAGAAGTTCCAGAAAGTCTTAAATTGTGGCAATGTGAaatgttgttaaaaaatttcttgtttgcGTTGATTTTACACTTAGTGGGTTAGTACAAATTGCGTATCCGACTGCACAGTCTGTGTATAAGTGCTTTCCATTTCAGTTCGAGCACAATGCGAAGACTCACACGAAGTGCTTTTGAAACAAGAAACGATTGCAGAATCggcaaacgaaacgaaaaccgaagaaaaagttgatgAGTCTGCTACTGAAAGTTCAGAGATAACACTTGCATTGAATGGAAGTGATCTAGCATCAACTACAGCAGTAGTTTCCGATGTATCAACATCAGCTTTAGGAAATGAGACTGATCACAATGCAAGTGAGGTAGAAGACTTGACTCTAGCTACAACTGCTCTAGATATTGATAACAATGACATATATAATGCAACTACTGACAATACAACGGTTGATGGCGATACTGAAACCACTACACCGTACTTATCCACAGGAAATACAGAGCCAGTTAATGCAACGATTACAGATGTAACTGAAAATACTACAAATGCCACCGACGAAACAACTAATACTGATGAGACGACTATAAGTAGCAGCGAAGTTACTGCAAAAGAAACAGTTCCTGATACTACAACCACCACCGAAATGCCTACTACTCCAATTGATATATTATGTCCGCAAGTAGAAGAGGCTGATATCGATCAGAAATACCGGAATGAAACATTCGAACTGTATCTAGAAGAGTACATGAAAAAGAATCCTTTAGCGAAAGTATACAAATCTCCCGGATTCCCAGGTCCATATGCCGAAAATCTAAATTGTACTTTGAGGTTTGTCTGTGTAtaagaaattaatttggaaatttactATTGTTTTGTTGACAGTGTAACTTTGTCAAACTGCACGGGAGTTCATGTATTTGTTCATTACCTTGACCTAAATCCTTTTGAGCACGACAGTCTTAACATCCGAGGTGGTGACGAAGATGCTACAGATGAAGAAGGAAAAGAATTAACTGGACAACAGTTCGGAATTGATTTTCACATAATTCACAGCACCAGCTTATACGTTTGGTTCAAGTCTGGCTATCATGGTACTCGAGAGTATCGGGGATTTCTTCTGACTTATTCCCCATACGGTACAGTAATTTgaaattccacaaaaaagaaatataaaaaaaaacaagccCTTAAATTGCAGGCAACGATACCTTACCGCCGACCACGACAGAAGCACCGATTACTATACCTCCATCAAATATAGAATTCTACCAATTGCAATTGGCTTTACCGAAAGGTAGTAGGTCAAATGAGACATGGGAAAAATTTAGAGACGTTCTAACCGATTCAGCATCGACATATGTGACCGATCAAAATCTGAACTATCAATTGCCACAGTATTTCACTTCAATTTTGTCTgtacttttgaaaattatttttttaattatttagtcCAGACAATGTTACAATCAATATCTACGACTGTCCCGATAATTGGCCAAACTACGAGAATTGTGTGCAGTTACGATTCGCTATAGCTCTGTGGAGCTTAGACTATGATCCTGACATTCATTACGATGTGAGCAGTTTCGACTACGAATTAAGTACGAACAGCTTATCCGTTATGTGGGACCTATACGGTCGAGatgattttttggaaattttaggaGTTGAAGTAAGTATCATCACAGCAACATAAAAGATAAATGAACACACAATGATTTCCTTCTTTGTGTAGGAGTATACCATTCCAGATGGCACATACATTCTACTGCTATGGACCGGTATTTCGTTAGCCATTGTTGTCATATTTATTGGAGTTTTGTATAGTATTTGGCGGATAGACATTTTCCGCGAATATCGTCGTATGCATAATAGAAGTGATGATCAACAAGACATTCTTAAAAGCAAGTCTGAATTGGATATTTCCATGTATCCCATACCTCATCAGCCGTATCCAACCCTTTTCGAAACTTCCGAAATGAATTCAGGATGTTATTATGGTAAATGATTTATCAACGATAAAATTGCCATTTCTCTAAAGTGTATGTTGATGATACAGATTCGCATGAAATGAATTCGACATCGTTTCACAATCATTCGTTTCAAGAAAAACCATCGACCAATTATCGTCATTCAAACACTACTCCGTTTACTCCCAATATGTTGGACTTTAATGGTTCGTttgttcaattattttttccttttgatggtaaattaatgaaagctttacttaaCAACAGATACACAACTTTTCCCAGATGATGAAGAAAACTTTGGTAGAGTTCAATCACTGTCACCACGGTTAGTATAACGATTTTTGaagtaatttttgaaataatttgggtgatttaaatttttattttctattaattTCAAGATCAAAGCAAAAGCTTCTTGTGTTGGGAGCCAAGAGAGACGAGTCGAACtcgtaaattgaaattacaatttttcttatGTTAATTGACTTCtgcattaaaaatgaatatataCATAATTGAAGCAGCAgtattttttatgtgtaaatGGTGATTTCTGATCTTGGTCTCttagcattaacatagaaacATTTGGAGGCTGATAGTATCAGAATAGAttttgcatttctttcgttaCGACAGAAGTAATGCTTGGTGAGAGTTgaaacacacaacacatgcAAGTGTTCGCTTTTTGTTGACAAGGCTTTTTAACGTATGACGAATGATAATGCTAGGAGAAGTGCTATGGAACGGTTCATTATGTTCTGAGCAACTTACAACTAGATTACCTTCGCATAATAGTATTCACCGTGGCTACGTTATTCGTATCGTTTCTTAATGTTACATGAGACTGAGCCGCGCATTATTTCACACCCTTTGAACTATTTGATTTTACCAAGTCATACTGTGAATTAAGAAATTCTGGCTATTCCAAGaccttttgtttttgtatgaaatttgtttaattttgagGCTTTTTACATTGTATGTAGGCCCGGAGGCCTTTTTCCAGCCAGTGGATTTTacgttttaattaaaaagaataTGCAGCTCATGGCTCACTTTCGTACTGAATTAGAATTGGAATTAGGTGCAATATTGATTCAACCTTCGGTAGACACTGAAATAGTGAGGGTTTGTTactaaatttcgaaaaactctGGGTCTTAATTCTTGCTAAACGAAGGCTTATGTCTTAAAAAACTACATTCAAGGTGATTTTGTTGTACGAGTCTCCAATGTTGTGGATATTTTATCTTTCCGGTAAAACCgtaattaaaagattttttttatatagatCCAAAAGGAAGACAGATCTCGAAAGttcttgtttattttattacaatGATCGTGGCCTTAGAGTAATCATACCTAGAgaggtatttcgtacgataaaatTTGGTACCGACATCAGTTTGTGTAAGTACAATTTTACGTAGAGATTTTCACTAACACATGTAGACGTTGAACATTTTGATAGTTGAAGTTTTGTATTTTCCAAAACGCGTACCACTATTTTGAAATTCTTGTTTCAAATCGTTCGCAATAATTACCTATtattatacataaaatatggTGCAAACGTGCTTCATTAGGGGATGCCAAAGTAAAGGAGTCAAGGGAAATGCCTGCTcattttttcggtaattttttcCGGCTAGCAAGTAAAAGTCGaaatattcagaaaatttgtgcGTGCAAGTAACACGAAAGTTACTTTATTTGCTGGCCAAAAAAATGTAGTGTCGTTTCAAGATCGTTTTGTTTCATCTTTCGATGCAAGCAATTTTCAGACATTTCTTTTCGTTGTGTAATGTAAAATTGCACAACTAATTTGCTGCATAAAACAACGCGGGTCAATTTCTATTACTTTCGCTGTGTTTGTTGATATCGGTGGTAACTGTATGTAAAAGGTTctcaaattgtttaaaaaaaattaaaaatccttCTAGCAggcacatttaaattttttgcgcTAATTTGCCCACCAAATTAGTAGGGAAAAACtcacactatcaaatattacgtatttcatgtcgggaccacagattttacgtaattctgttcgtaatttcctctctaggcaTGATTACTCTAAGATCGTGGcagagactatttttgagaaattttttgagaaattttgagaattttaagaaatttttgagaaatttgagaaatttggaaaatttaagaaatccttgagaaatttgagaaatttttgagaaatttgagaaattgatTACTGTTTGTAGTTTGTATTCTTTTAATGGCGTAAAATAAGGAAGCCACAGATTATCACTGAATTTAATACTAACATTGACCGTAAGGTTAACCGAGTACTCAAGGCAAGGAAAACTTATTGCTTTTCTTCGACGGAATATTTTTGAGTAAACCTCAGGATCGTTTTTTCCGTGTTTTCGTGAAACACATTCGCCATCTCCCGCAACTCCCCAATAATTTGAGTAAATCGCAaccaatttccaaaaatatttttcagcacagaattaaattcctcagtATTATATTCAAAATGATTTCCATCAAGGACCTAATGTAAGAGTTAAAGTCTCTGTATTGTtcatttgtatttgtatttatGGCTTCATGCATTGTAGCATCAGACGGCCAACTGTACTTCTTCCCGTGGGGGGCAAACATTTTCGCCACATAAATTCTTGGGTGTGTTATAAGGGTTTCATCTTTCAAAATGAGAGTATGAGCGCGATCGCCACTCGAACTTTTCAGGAGCGGTGCCAGCCATGGGTATTGGCTCTCAACGAACTAGTTCGTCAGAAATGTAACCGTTGTTAAAGTTATTCGCTAATGAAAATGTAGCGGCCGCGGTATCCTAACAGCGGTAGCTAATGTTTCGCTAAATTAAGATTCGATGACAACTGCTTTGCATGTTTGTAAACTTTTGGATCAGAAAATACAGAGTAATCAAGTAACCCTTGAAAGGTCCGTACATGTTGAAGGTTTAAATGATCTTTTTCTTTAGTCTGCCAAATGACGATTTGTTCAATTGTTGTAGATcagagaaaagttctatttttcaTTAGCAAAATGATTCGCGATCGGCGAAAACTGTTTCTTTAATGACATTCTAGTGAGCGCTAACGCTAGTAGCGACAGATTTTCAAGTTTAGTGGCGCAAATGCGCTAAATGTTTATAACGGGACTTGGTTATGTTCAGACAATCTCAGAGATTGAATCTCTTCGCATTCCGATTTTCCGTTTTGCTTTCTCTAataaatgatgatgattttcaatttaagagATTCTATGCATAATTAATTCGCATATCTTACAATCTTACTCTTAATATTCTACATGTTTCGCTCTATAGCG comes from the Bradysia coprophila strain Holo2 unplaced genomic scaffold, BU_Bcop_v1 contig_358, whole genome shotgun sequence genome and includes:
- the LOC119081536 gene encoding uncharacterized protein LOC119081536 — protein: MLLKNFLFALILHLVVRAQCEDSHEVLLKQETIAESANETKTEEKVDESATESSEITLALNGSDLASTTAVVSDVSTSALGNETDHNASEVEDLTLATTALDIDNNDIYNATTDNTTVDGDTETTTPYLSTGNTEPVNATITDVTENTTNATDETTNTDETTISSSEVTAKETVPDTTTTTEMPTTPIDILCPQVEEADIDQKYRNETFELYLEEYMKKNPLAKVYKSPGFPGPYAENLNCTLSVTLSNCTGVHVFVHYLDLNPFEHDSLNIRGGDEDATDEEGKELTGQQFGIDFHIIHSTSLYVWFKSGYHGTREYRGFLLTYSPYGNDTLPPTTTEAPITIPPSNIEFYQLQLALPKGSRSNETWEKFRDVLTDSASTYVTDQNLNYQLPHPDNVTINIYDCPDNWPNYENCVQLRFAIALWSLDYDPDIHYDVSSFDYELSTNSLSVMWDLYGRDDFLEILGVEEYTIPDGTYILLLWTGISLAIVVIFIGVLYSIWRIDIFREYRRMHNRSDDQQDILKSKSELDISMYPIPHQPYPTLFETSEMNSGCYYDSHEMNSTSFHNHSFQEKPSTNYRHSNTTPFTPNMLDFNDTQLFPDDEENFGRVQSLSPRSKQKLLVLGAKRDESNS